One Oncorhynchus kisutch isolate 150728-3 linkage group LG13, Okis_V2, whole genome shotgun sequence DNA window includes the following coding sequences:
- the LOC109901869 gene encoding beta-Ala-His dipeptidase: MDTLFVGIMTKFIVVAFLLLHTSASSSSSSSSSPRAAGMLKQLFQYIDDHQNQFVQRLREWVTVQSNSGDHTKWGEVERILNMTAVRIQEMGGTVDFADIGTQQLPSGETVPLPPVILAEFERDPKKATLCIYGHVDVQPAKMADGWTTDPFNLTEIKGNLYGRGATDNKGPVLAWLHAVESYQATEKEIPVNIKLIIEGLEEVGSYGLLELTRKRNDSFFADVDFIVISDNVWATRNPALTYGTRGSSYFFVEVDGPKLDFHSGVYGGSIQEPMSDLIALLGSLLDHTGKILVPGVTDDVAPLTEDERKLYDNISFDLEEMKSVAGVKHFLQDTKEEVLMARWRNPSLSIHGIQGAFSEPGTKTVIPKQVTGKFSIRQVPNMDPPDVERKVKEHLLQVFSTLKSPNRLRVTATVGAKPWVANLKDPQYVAGQRAVREVFGVEPELIREGSTIPIAQNFQEETGKSVMMLPIGGHDDGEHSQNEKISRYNYIEGTKLFAAYMYELSLVK; the protein is encoded by the exons ATGGACACTCTTTTCGTCGGCATTATG ACAAAGTTCATTGTTGTTGCGTTCTTGTTACTCCACACATCGGCttcctcttcgtcctcctcttcctcttctcctagAGCAGCAGGCATGTTGAAACAACTGTTTCAATACATAGATGACCACCAAAATCAGTTTGTTCAG AGGCTGAGGGAGTGGGTTACTGTTCAGAGTAACTCAGGAGATCACACAAAATGGGGAGAAGTTGAAAGGATCCTGAACATGACAGCAGTGAGGATCCAAGAGATGGGAGGCACAGTGGACTTTGCAGATATAGGCACTCAACAG CTGCCCAGTGGGGAGACTGTGCCACTTCCACCGGTGATACTGGCTGAGTTTGAGAGGGACCCAAAGAAAGCTACTCTCTGTATCTACGGCCATGTGGATGTCCAGCCAGCCAAGATGGCGGATGGCTGGACCACTGACCCCTTCAATCTAACAGAAATCAAAG GTAACCTGTATGGGCGAGGGGCCACGGACAACAAAGGGCCGGTCCTGGCCTGGCTTCATGCTGTGGAGTCCTACCAGGCCACAGAGAAG GAGATACCAGTGAATATAAAACTCATCATTGAGGGTCTGGAGGAGGTGGGCTCATACGGTCTGTTGGAGTTGACCAGGAAGAGAAACGACAGCTTCTTTGCAGATGTGGACTTCATAGTGATCTCTGACAACGTGTGGGCGACCAGAAACCCAGCCCTGACCTATGGAACCAGAGGGAGCAGCTATTTCTTTGTGGAG GTTGATGGCCCTAAACTGGACTTCCATTCTGGAGTGTATGGGGGTTCTATCCAGGAGCCCATGTCAGATCTGATAGCCTTACTGG GAAGTCTGTTGGACCACACAGGTAAGATCCTGGTTCCTGGGGTCACTGATGATGTCGCTCCCCTCACTGAGGATGAGAGGAAGCTCTATGACAACATCAGCTTTGACCTGGAGGAGATGAAGAGTGTGGCTGGGGTCAAACACTTCCTACAGGACACTAAG GAGGAAGTCCTCATGGCTCGATGGCGTAACCCATCCTTGTCCATCCACGGGATCCAGGGGGCCTTCTCAGAACCAGGCACCAAAACTGTCATCCCCAAACAGGTCACAGGGAAGTTCTCCATCCGACAGGTCCCCAACATGGACCCTCCAGATGTGGAGAGGAAG GTGAAGGAGCACCTTCTGCAGGTCTTCTCCACTCTAAAAAGCCCTAACAGGCTGAGGGTGACCGCAACTGTTGGGGCTAAACCATGGGTGGCTAACCTGAAGGACCCACAGTACGTTGCCGGACAAAGGGCAGTCAGAGAGG TGTTTGGAGTGGAACCAGAGCTGATCCGTGAGGGCTCCACCATCCCCATCGCTCAGAACTTCCAAGAGGAGACAGGCAAGAGTGTGATGATGCTGCCTATAGGAGGCCATGATGATGGAGAGCACTCTCAGAACGAGAAGATCAGCAG GTACAACTACATTGAGGGGACGAAGCTGTTTGCTGCTTATATGTATGAGCTTTCACTAGTAAAGTAG
- the LOC109901681 gene encoding G-protein coupled receptor family C group 6 member A-like: MEPMGDVLHLLVILSLLEKGNAKVGDFKAAGATAPGDIIIGGLFAIHEGVEESANLSAPHASQCARFNMDGFTQALAMIHAVESANRSPVLTTLGISLGYRIHDSCSDVTTALRASADFTQEPTTDCGGGANTSNSSPPIMAVIGASSSEISISVARQLNLELIPQISYASTAIILSDKKRFPTFLRTVPSDLYQTRAMVQLLSDSKWTWVGVVTTDGDYGRSALDSFFSQATASGICVAFKEILPNSLTRPDGESAVRQVAATLRRNPNVKVVVSFAKPTQMMYLYQELRGLGSGLGERVWVASDSWSSSKEVLGKMDLPDIGHVVGFTFKTGNLAHFHHYLMNLSDSNDVIGNNSFLKEFYSLPNGSGDPKVVSSSTAAAEILLNNSYANVVFNVEMAVSAIAHAVADICSKKDCKTPGTVQPWEVLEALRGSRFELEGKSYTFDQKGDINTGYDVTLWRSVRGVINIHDVVAEYHPINNSFSYTSGNTKNITNLRDVVSVCSASCEPGKFKKTAEGRHTCCYECINCTENHYSNNTDMDQCLSCDTKKEWSLEGSSGCTHKTLEFFSWQDGFAVVLLALSALGIVLVLLVGALFLHHHQTPVVKAAGGPLSQIILLSLVGSFVSAVFFVGHPSSLQCKVRQVLFGLSFTLCVSCILVKSLKILLAFQLNPDLKDVLRHLYQPYAIICLCVALQVLTCTLWLVLQSPREKATIFATTVLAECDEGSHVAFGVMLGYIAVLALVCFACAFKGRKLPQKYNEARFITFSMLLYLMSWVMFVPVYVTTSGKYLPAVEMVVILISNYGVLSCHFFPKCYVILFKKEHNTKSAFMKNVFEYSRKGITDSSSVSETSVSQTEGKCISNSYSISSPSFFMSTTPIEPTAPPNCWSVGQDIQSIDPATHCTVVDHGVFFTGQLTQPHHLRRSMSL; this comes from the exons ATGGAACCCATGGGTGATGTTCTCCACCTGTTAGTCATCCTGTCCTTGTTGGAGAAGGGCAATGCCAAAGTGGGAGACTTCAAAGCAGCAGGAGCCACAGCACCAGGAGATATCATCATTGGAGGGCTGTTTGCCATCCATGAGGGAGTAGAGGAATCCGCCAACCTCTCAGCACCCCATGCATCACAGTGTGCCAG gttCAATATGGACGGGTTCACCCAGGCATTGGCTATGATCCACGCTGTAGAGTCGGCCAACAGATCCCCTGTCCTGACTACACTAGGGATCTCTCTGGGGTACCGTATCCACGACTCCTGCTCTGATGTCACCACCGCTCTGAGGGCCTCAGCTGACTTCACACAG GAGCCCACCACGGACTGTGGGGGAGGGGCCAACACCTCTAACTCTTCCCCGCCGATCATGGCCGTCATTGGGGCCTCTTCCTCTGAGATTTCCATCTCCGTTGCCCGGCAACTCAATCTAGAGCTCATCCCTCAA ATCAGTTACGCCTCCACCGCCATCATCCTGAGTGACAAGAAACGTTTCCCTACATTCCTGAGGACCGTACCTAGCGACCTGTACCAGACACGGGCCATGGTCCAGTTGCTTAGCGACAGCAAATGGACCTGGGTGGGTGTGGTCACAACAGATGGAGACTACGGCCGTTCTGCCCTGGACAGCTTCTTCTCCCAGGCAACCGCCTCAGGCATCTGTGTGGCCTTCAAGGAGATCCTCCCTAATTCGCTAACCAGGCCTGACGGTGAATCAGCAGTCAGACAAGTTGCCGCCACCCTCCGCCGGAACCCCAATGTCAAGGTGGTGGTGTCATTCGCCAAGCCTACTCAGATGATGTACCTATACCAGGAGCTGAGGGGTCTGGGGTCGGGGCTGGGAGAGAGGGTGTGGGTGGCCAGTGACAGCTGGTCCTCGTCCAAGGAGGTCCTGGGAAAGATGGACCTCCCAGATATTGGTCATGTGGTGGGCTTCACCTTCAAAACAGGGAACCTGGCTCATTTCCATCACTACCTGATGAATCTGAGTGACAGCAATGATGTCATAGGAAACAACTCCTTCCTAAAGGAGTTCTACTCCCTGCCAAACGGGTCGGGAGACCCCAAGGTTGTGTCCTCCTCCACAGCCGCAGCAGAGATCCTGTTAAACAACAGCTATGCGAACGTAGTCTTCAATGTGGAGATGGCTGTCAGTGCCATCGCCCATGCAGTGGCTGATATCTGCAGCAAAAAGGACTGCAAGACACCAGGCACGGTCCAACCCTGGGAG GTGCTTGAAGCCCTGAGAGGCAGTCGGTTTGAGCTGGAGGGGAAAAGCTACACGTTTGACCAGAAAGGAGACATCAACACGGGCTATGATGTAACCCTGTGGAGGTCTGTGAGAGGGGTCATCAACATCCATGACGTTGTAGCTGAGTACCATCCAATCAACAACAGCTTCAGCTACACCAGCGGAAACACAAAAAATATCACTAACctgagg GATGTGGTGTCTGTGTGCTCAGCTAGCTGTGAACCTGGGAAGTTCAAGAAGACTGCGGAGGGTCGGCACACCTGCTGCTATGAATGCATCAACTGCACTGAGAACCACTACTCCAACAACACTG aCATGGACCAGTGTCTCTCTTGTGATACAAAGAAAGAGTGGTCCCTGGAAGGGAGCTCTGGGTGTACCCATAAGACCCTGGAGTTCTTCTCCTGGCAGGATGGTTTCGCGGTGGTGCTGCTGGCGCTGTCGGCCCTGGGCATCGTCCTGGTTCTCCTGGTGGGGGCGCTCTTTCTACACCACCACCAGACCCCCGTTGTGAAGGCTGCCGGGGGGCCTCTCTCCCAGATCATCCTGCTCTCCCTAGTGGGAAGTTTTGTTAGTGCTGTGTTCTTTGTAGGACATCCCAGCAGCCTACAATGTAAG GTGCGTCAGGTGCTGTTTGGACTCAGCTTCACCCTGTGTGTTTCCTGCATCCTGGTCAAGTCCCTGAAGATCCTGCTGGCCTTCCAGCTCAACCCTGACCTGAAGGACGTTCTCCGCCACCTCTACCAACCCTATGCCATCATCTGTCTCTGCGTGGCCCTACAGGTCCTCACCTGCACCCTGTGGCTGGTCCTGCAGAGCCCCCGGGAGAAGGCCACCATCTTCGCCACCACTGTGCTGGCCGAGTGTGACGAGGGCTCCCACGTGGCGTTTGGCGTGATGCTGGGCTACATCGCTGTACTGGCGCTTGTCTGTTTTGCCTGTGCGTTTAAAGGCCGCAAGCTGCCACAGAAGTACAACGAGGCCAGGTTCATCACCTTCAGCATGCTCCTCTACCTCATGTCCTGGGTAATGTTCGTGCCCGTCTATGTGACCACCTCGGGGAAGTACCTGCCAGCAGTGGAGATGGTGGTCATCCTCATCTCCAACTATGGCGTCCTCAGCTGTCATTTCTTCCCCAAGTGCTACGTCATCCTCTTCAAGAAAGAGCACAACACCAAGAGTGCCTTCATGAAGAACGTGTTTGAGTATTCCAGAAAGGGCATTACTGACTCTAGCTCTGTCTCTGAGACTTCAGTCTCTCAGACAGAAGGGAAGTGCATCAGTAACTCTTATTCCATCAGTTCACCTTCCTTCTTCATGTCTACTACACCAATAGAACCCACAGCACCTCCGAACTGTTGGTCCGTTGGCCAGGACATTCAGAGCATTGACCCTGCAACCCATTGCACCGTAGTAGACCATGGAGTGTTTTTCACAGGTCAGCTGACTCAACCACACCATCTGAGGAGAAGCATGAGCCTATGA